ATTGAAAAGTTAGAATGTCATTTCGATATGAGCTTTTTTAGCGATTGAGAAATCTATTTTGATATTCTTTCTTATTTTTAGTTAACGATGACAAACAAAGACTAATTTTAGAGAATGCAAAAGTTATTTTCAGAAATAAAACAATGTACAATTTGCGTTTCTCATTTAGATTTGGGCACAAATCCTGTTGTCACTGGTCATAAAAATTCTAAAATTGTAATTATTGGTCAAGCTCCAGGAACAAAGGTTCATAAATCTGGAATTCCTTGGGATGATGCAAGTGGAAAACAATTAAGAAAATGGCTCAATGTTTCTGATGAGGTTTTTTACGATGTAGAAAAATTTGCAATTATACCAATGGGTTTTTGTTATCCTGGTAAAGGTAAAAGTGGAGACAAACCGCCCAGAAAAGAATGTGCTCCTCAATGGCATCAACAATTATTTGAGTTAATGCCAAATCTAGAAATGATTATTTTAATAGGTATGTATGCACAAAATTACTATTTAAAAGACAAAGCCAAAAGAACACTTACAGAGACTGTAGATAATTATCCAGCTTATCTTCCAAAATATTTTACACTTCCTCATCCATCACCAAGAAATCGTTTTTGGTTGACTAAAAACCCTTGGTTTGAGAAAAATGTAATTCCTGAATTACAAAAAAGAGTAGCTAAAATTATTCGATAAAATTAGATTGAGAGTATCATTTTTCGATTTTCAATTTTTTGATACATCGTGTTAAAAAATTTGTTTCTAACAACTGCAGCGTTACCAGAAAGGTTGTTGGAAAACTCTAGTTGTGTTTTTAAATGTCGTTCTATTTGATCTGTGGTGCTTTTATCTGTTACTTTAAAATAAGTTAAATTTGTAAATGGCACAAATACAATATTCTCTAAATCAGTTTGTATAAGTACTGTATTTAATAATGAAATTATATTATTATGATATAATTGAAATCCATTTCCGCTCTCATTTCTTTTTTCCTTTTTAGCTTCTTTTTTTATTACTTTCAAGGAAACCATTAGACCATCTGCAATAGATAAAGCTTCTTCTTTTGTAGTAAGTCCAACCTCAAGAAAGTATTGAATTTGATTTAAAACATTATCGATTGTAGTATCATTCCATATCTCAACAAGAGCTACTTTATTATATTGATGTATAAAAGTATTGTATTTATTTAATGTTTCTTCTGATGGATTAAATTCTGAAAATGGAATCTTTTTTAATTTTGAACTTTTACTAAGTGTATTTATTAAAACATAGATTCTAAACAATGAGAATGAGCCTTTATCAGCATGGTAAAGAGGGTAATCTTTAGCGCAATTTATTATTCGTCCTCCATTAGATTCTAAAATATTTTGAATTGCTTTTTCTGATTCATCAAAAAAGGTATGCAAAAAATTATCTGAAATTATGTGATGTGATTTTTCTACAACAATTTTTTCAGTATTATTTTTCGCTTCAGCAAATA
The window above is part of the Polaribacter sp. SA4-12 genome. Proteins encoded here:
- a CDS encoding uracil-DNA glycosylase family protein, whose amino-acid sequence is MQKLFSEIKQCTICVSHLDLGTNPVVTGHKNSKIVIIGQAPGTKVHKSGIPWDDASGKQLRKWLNVSDEVFYDVEKFAIIPMGFCYPGKGKSGDKPPRKECAPQWHQQLFELMPNLEMIILIGMYAQNYYLKDKAKRTLTETVDNYPAYLPKYFTLPHPSPRNRFWLTKNPWFEKNVIPELQKRVAKIIR